From Camelina sativa cultivar DH55 chromosome 5, Cs, whole genome shotgun sequence:
NNNNNNNNNNNNNNNNNNNNNNNNNNNNNNNNNNNNNNNNNNNNNNNNNNNNNNNNNNNNNNNNNNNNNNNNNNNNNNNNNNNNNNNNNNNNNNNNNNNNNNNNNNNNNNNNNNNNNNNNNNNNNNNNNNNNNNNNNNNNNNNNNNNNNNNNNNNNNNNNNNNNNNNNNNNNNNNNNNNNNNNNNNNNNNNNNNNNNNNNNNNNNNNNNNNNNNNNNNNNNNNNNNNNNNNNNNNNNNNNNNNNNNNNNNNNNNNNNNNNNNNNNNNAAAGCACTGATAccgaaagtgaagaagaagagattgatctGAGTAAACATGAAAGTGAAGATATTAGTCACACTTATGGATGGCCTCCTCTTGTGTGTTGCTTTGGATCTGCACAACATGCTTTTGTGCCCTGGGGAAGGCCAGCAAACAGGCTTTTAGATTATGAACTTCATGAACGGATGAGCGATGCTAAGTGGGCACCAGAGAAGTATATCAGGGCTCCTGGAGGGTGTGCAGGAGGTGTTGCTATTGCTCTTGCAAGCTTAGGTGGTAAGGTTGCTTTTATGGGCAAACTCGGGGATGATGAGTATGGTCAAGCCATGTTGTATTATCTGAATGTGTGCAATGTCCAAACGAGATCAGTTCGGATTGATGGTAAAAGAGTTACGGCATGTTCTACTATGAAGATCAGCAAGAGAGGTCGCTTGAAATCGACTTGTATCAAGCCCTGTGCAGAGGACTCACTTTCGAAATCTGAAATCAATGTTGATGTGCTCAAAGAGGTAAATGTTGTCCCGGAGATTTGAAATATTGAGTTATTGaactcttttcttgttttcttatcTCTTCCTATTAACTTTGGTGCAGGCAAAAATGTTCTACTTCAGCTCGCATTCTCTGCTCGATAAGAAGATGATGTCAACTACGATACAAGCCATCAAGATATCAAAGCAACTAGGCAATGTCATTTTCTATGACTTGAATCTCCCTTTACCGCTATGGCAATCCAGCGAAGAAACCAAGTCGTTCATACAGGAAGTGTGGAATCTTGCAGACATAATTGAAATCACAAAACAGGAACTGGAATTCTTATGTGGAATCGAGCCAACTGAAGAGTTCGATACCAAAAACAATGACATCAGTAAGTTTGTCCATTATCCTCTGGAAACTGTGGAACAGCTTTGGCATGAAAATCTCAAGGTCTTGTTTGTGACCAATGGCACTTCTAAGATCCATTACTATACCAAAGAGCACAATGGTGCTGTTTCCGGAATGGAGGATCCTCCCATTACTCCTTTTACAGGGGATATGTCAGCATCTGGAGATGGCATAGTTGCAGGTAGAATTTGCAGTCTCTTTTTTTCAATAGCATTTGAAAAATTATGCTTGGCGATTAACTGAACTACACTCTGTTGCAGGTCTAATAAGAATGCTTACGGTTCAGCCAGATCTTATGAACAATAAAGGGTACCTGGAACGCACAGCTAGATATGCAATTGAGTGTGGGGTTGTTGATCAATGGTTGCAGGCACAAACCCGTGGATATCCTCCAAAGGATGACATGGAAgaagtagatgatgatgatgaagaagatgaagtggaATCAGATCCAGACGGTATAAGGTCAATAACAGAGAGGGAATACCGAACCTCAAAGCCCTATGATGAACCAGATGGTCCATACGTTATGAAACCGGTAGAAGAAAGGGAATACAAGAAGTTAGAGCTTGTTGGTTCAATGTTTGAAGATGGTAGTTTATGATATTCATAAGATTTGATATTGTTCTGTTAGTCAGNNNNNNNNNNNNNNNNNNNNNNNNNNNNNNNNNNNNNNNNNNNNNNNNNNNNNNNNNNNNNNNNNNNNNNNNNNNNNNNNNNNNNNNNNNNNNNNNNNNNNNNNNNNNNNNNNNNNNNNNNNNNNNNNNNNNNNNNNNNNNNNNNNNNNNNNNNNNNNNNNNNNNNNNNNNNNNNNNNNNNNNNNNNNNNNNNNNNNNNNNNNNNNNNNNNNNNNNNNNNNNNNNNNNNNNNNNNNNNNNNNNNNNNNNNNNNNNNNNNNNNNNNNNNNNNNNNNNNNNNNNNNNNNNNNNNNNNNNNNNNNNNNNNNNNNNNNNNNNNNNNNNNNNNNNNNNNNNNNNNNNNNNNNNNNNNNNNNNNNNNNNNNNNNNNNNNNNNNNNNNNNNNNNNNNNNNNNNNNNNNNNNNNNNNNNNNNNNNNNNNNNNNNNNNNNNNNNNNNNNNNNNNNNNNNNNNNNNNNNNNNNNNNNNNNNNNNNNNNNNNNNNNNNNNNNNNNNNNNNNNNNNNNNNNNNNNNNNNNNNNNNNNNNNNNNNNNNNNNNNNNNNNNNNNNNNNNNNNNNNNNNNNNNNNNNNNNNNNNNNNNNNNNNNNNNNNNNNNNNNNNNNNNNNNNNNNNNNNNNNNNNNNNNNNNNNNNNNNNNNNNNNNNNNNNNNNNNNNNNNNNNNNNNNNNNNNNNNNNNNNNNNNNNNNNNNNNNNNNNNNNNNNNNNNNNNNNNNNNNNNNNNNNNNNNNNNNNNNNNNNNNNNNNNNNNNNNNNNNNNNNNNNNNNNNNNNNNNNNNNNNNNNNNNNNNNNNNNNNNNNNNNNNNNNNNNNNNNNNNNNNNNNNNNNNNNNNNNNNNNNNNNNNNNNNNNNNNNNNNNNNNNNNNNNNNNNNNNNNNNNNNNNNNNNNNNNNNNNNNNNNNNNNNNNNNNNNNNNNNNNNNNNNNNNNNNNNNNNNNNNNNNNNNNNNNNNNNNNNNNNNNNNNNNNNNNNNNNNNNNNNNNNNNNNNNNNNNNNNNNNNNNNNNNNNNNNNNNNNNNNNNNNNNNNNNNNNNNNNNNNNNNNNNNNNNNNNNNNNNNNNNNNNNNNNNNNNNNNNNNNNNNNNNNNNNNNNNNNNNNNNNNNNNNNNNNNNNNNNNNNNNNNNNNNNNNNNNNNNNNNNNNNNNNNNNNNNNNNNNNNNNNNNNNNNNNNNNNNNNNNNAAAGGTTACCTGGAACGCACAGCTAGATATGCAATTGAGTGTGGGGTTGTTGATCAATGGTTGCAGGCACAAACCCGTGGATATCCTCCAAAGGATGACATGGAAgaagtagatgatgatgatgaagaagatgaagtggaATCAGATCCAGACGGTATAAGGTCAATAACAGAGAGGGAATACCGAACCTCAAAGCCATATGATGAACCAGATGGTCCATACGTTATGAAACCGGTAGAAGAAAGGGAATACAAGAAGTTAGAGCTTGTTGGTTCAATGTTTGAAGATGGTAGTTTATGATATTCATAAGATTTGATATTGTTCTGTTAGTCAGCTTTTTCCCTGTTCACATCTTACAACGTCTTAGTAGTGTGAATTTTTGTCATATGTTTTATTGCCTTAACTTACCATCTCAACTAATACAAAAAAGTCACTCATTTATATTAAACGCAACCTAGTGTAATAAACTAGTGAGCTTAGAGAATATATGTCTACATgggataggaaaaaaaaatccagaaacaGAAAAGTGAAACCTTCAGTGACAATGAACTTCCTTTGCTAGCAACTCTACTTCTACTTCAACTTAAACTAATCTAGGTAGAGACTTATCTTCCTGTGATATGTGAAAGGCAGTGTGATTCTCAGGTCCTTTTGTTTCCGGCTCAACGGTCTGCCTTTGCTTTCGGGATCTCTGTTCTCCCTTACATCTGCTAATTTCCAGACACATTTATCAGATTCTGCATCTATAGACTCCAAGAGAAACACTGCATTCTTAACTGCAGTCCTCGAGTTTGTTTCCTCTACATAGCTTACTGTCATTGGCATCTCCTTAAATCGAGGCAAGTCCTCTGGGACTCTCAGCAGCCTCTCTGCTCCTGGAGAAGACACcttcacagaaaaaaaaaaaccaacacgGAAACAAATTTACAACAAAATGACCCGAGCAAATCATTGATTTATGGGGGGAAAGACTCTTTCTTATACCTCAAGGGCTAGATCCTCTGGGACTAGTTTTGAAGCCCCAGCATCATCTAGTCTTCTCTTGAATTCTCGACTAAATTCTTCAAGCTCATCCATGGTAGGACATCCAtatctttttacaaaaaaagaaaaaagaagtagctttctttagtttctgaaaCGTACTGCTTTCACAATGGTTATGATATAGAAGGGTGAACAAGAATCTTACTCGTTTGAGAGTTTGTCTAGTCTGACGTATATATATCCACGGGGAGAAGTTTTGAAAGCAAACAATTCTAAATCTTTATCAGACTGCTTCAAAACTTCTGCAGCAATAGAGAGAACTCTTTCACCCCATGGCACACCTCGAAGAACAACCCCACCACCATCTCCTCCATCGCCAAGCTGTAAACCAGAAAGAAAGAATTATAAAGTAGCTCAAGAGAATCTAAGAATCTCATGAGTGGCTTATAAGTGATGAGAAAACATAGCAGAGAGATACCTGTGATTCAActccctcttcctcttcttcttcccaatcTTCTATGACCTCTACATCATCAGTTGTTTTATCTGCCAATTGGATTTGGAAGCAGGTGTTATGAGACCAACAATATATTATGACCTTTAGGAGATACCAGCTTCTATGGAATCAATCGTTGGGCCAGAAGTGAGCAACATAAAGAAGATACATTTAGGCTGGAGACATTTTAACAAACACCTTATAGACACGAGAAACGCAAAACACAATGACCAGTTGCAAAAGGACTGTaaacaaaacctaaaacccAGATCATATAGACGCAGagccaaagagaagaagaaaaggtttaATCTTACATTCAAAGGTGTCTTCTTCGCCGTCATTACCACCGGCGGTTTTCGGCGGTCGACCTGTAGCTGGAGAAggagacgaagacgacgaagaagaaaacgTAGAGaccgaagaagaggaaggaaaaTAGCGAGGAAGGGTTAGACTGGTCGTCTTTGGAAAaagcaaggaagaagaaaaagcccTAACGGGGAAACAAGTCGCCGGTGAGGTTAAACGGCGAGAAGCTCGAAGTCGAAACAAAGCAGCTACAATCAGACTTTGGTATCTCGccatgcttcttcttcttacgatACGACGGCCACACAGACACCGCGACTTGTAATATTTCAACTGTAAGGGATTCATTCTATTTATAGGTGTGTTTAGAACTCAATTATTACACGAAGcctgtttccatttttttctcattcaatATTCTAGCAAAATTGATTGTAGTTAAGAAATTatacgaaaaagaaaaagaaaaaaaacttgttcaCAAACCTATACTAATACAAGAGTAGCACCAGATGTACAAACAACTTTTACAGGCGGAGAATTGTGCGAAGAGTATCGCAGAGATTCTGAATCGTTTGCTGCTCCTGCGTTGCTTGCAGTTCCTGCAGCGGCATTTCCTCGTAACACCTGTGGATCAGTGCAATGGGTTTTAAGGTTTATAGTAAGacgtaataaaaaataaaataaaaacattaggCTCGTTTGTTATTTTATCTGACACGTACGCTCTGTGGTATGCTAAAACTTGTGCAAGGTTCATCAGAGAAGAGCTTGTAGTCAGTCTTTGGTATACGCTTGGAGGAAGAGGCATCTGCATCCATTTCATACTCCACAGATTATTAAAACATTATGATTCACTTTACTTAGAGAtcaggaaagagagagagagagagagagtttagaCCTCGTTTTGTCCACGTCGGCCCTTTTTGGATTGGGGATCAGAAGTGAAAAGCTCCTGAAGTGCTTCAACGGCTACAGTTCCATTCCCATCTTGTTGCATGCCTCCAATCATGTTCTCTGACAAGAGTGCAATCGGGGATATATCTGTTGCTCTCAAGAATGGTATCGGTACCGTGTTTCCAGCTGCATATATAGACCACAACTGCAGGAACGAAGACAGATTTTAACCATGCAATGGCATTGAGTCATTGACTAGACTGTAGTTTGTAGCATAGATACAGCACAAAACTAACTAACCTTATCTTGCAAAGCAAAAGCTTTCCTGCCAACAGTTTCACTTGCATCACTGCCACCTACTGTATGTGTTCCAGATATGTTATTCAGCTTGGTTTTATGCTCATGAGATGAACTTGCTTGCTTGCTCTGTGAAGTTGAATCTTCAACTGGAACATTGGTAACAAGAAGATTCTTTTTCTCGTGGCTCCTAGCAACCAATAAATATCAGGTTAAATTAAACTCAAGAAGCAATTTCATCATCAGATActgattgttatatattatatccATATATCTTTCTTTCCAATAAATTGGATGTTACTGAAGAAAATATAAGCGCCTATTTGGTATAAGTGGATATGCCCCCCGATAAAGTTAACGAAAGGGTGTCTGAGATATACCATGAGTCAGGTAATTCTTCTCCTACGAATCCGCCAGAAACACCTTCAACCTGAGACAATGAAGATTCTTTCTCTCTGACAAGTTGAGATCTGGAGTCACTCTCGTCTGTCTCATCCTCACCATGAACAATCATAGTTCCAAAGTCACCACCTGAAAACAAGCCAATGCGAACTTTAAGTTACATGCTTTTTGGAAACCATGATGGAAGAAAATATACAACAGCATATGCATATCCAAGCTATGTGCTAACAAGGCTGCAGAAAGAAACCACCAAATATCATCTCCCAAAGGTTGCAATACAACAAAGATATGAGCCGCCGAGGAAACGCACTCAAAAATTCTAAAGATGGCTCGAAAAGGCAGATTGCTCAACTTATATCTTGCAAAATAACAGCCTAAGGCTCACAGAACATCCTCGAGGAGCGTAATAGCCTTAATATCAGGCAACAACAACTAATACTATATAGACACAGATAATACTGCATGTAATACTTGCCTTCTCCAGATACATGCTGCCGATTCAGGGTGCTGGTTGAAGGTGCTTCGGTGGAATTTTGAGGAGGTTTAGATGGAACAGTAATTCCATATTCTTCACTTGATTTTGGACCCAGTGTTGACTGttacaaaattatactaaacTTTAGACAATGATTCACTTGCAGAGATATTAGAAAAGAAGATAGGGGTAACTAAGAGGTGACAGTTAAAGAAAATACAATACATACAGAGTCGTCTGAAGGTGCGACAACATTTTGCGCTTGAAGAGCCATGGAAGCTCTGATTTGTCTTGACTTCTCAATCTTTGGCGACATTGCAGAAGCTCCAGTTTTACATCTCTCAACAAATTTGTGCtgaatttaaaaacaaagagtaaatTGCATCAGAAGAACACAGAGAACTTAAAAGACACTAAATTGCATGCCAGCTATGAAAGTGAAGGTAATTCTGACAACCAAAGCTGAAGATATCCTAATATTGACAATAGAGAGTCACAATTAGctgaaaagaaagaataagGAAAAAAGAGAGTATTGAGATACACATACTAACTTTATCTGGCATACAGGCAAAAGACTATCATAGTTTACCTTAAGCATCTCAGCTGCAGTCGGGCGAAGACGTGGTTCCTTTGTAAGGCATTTTGCAACAAAATCATGGAAGACCAGGGACCTGCAGCGGGTAGTAACCAACAGTCGAATGTGTCATAAGATATTTGCCAGAATCTTTTTAACGAAACTAGGTTTCTGAGAGCTTATAGGTCAA
This genomic window contains:
- the LOC104787977 gene encoding fructokinase-like 2, chloroplastic isoform X2, whose translation is MLMASLSFNQFLSFPRYNADVPCIIHSLGFVKIRGERWNGKQSFSMTAGRKKLSESAPLEEEGDNDGNGAVVGKKKPSKGPKRSGARTTKKKVVVAMDEPLEESSELLVENDEDVLDKESTVSASKPKTRTRKKASSSDVEEVKPEKKVRRKRTVKKDKEPEEDLVTSAHDEGSDAEEALAVESTDTESEEEEIDLSKHESEDISHTYGWPPLVCCFGSAQHAFVPWGRPANRLLDYELHERMSDAKWAPEKYIRAPGGCAGGVAIALASLGGKVAFMGKLGDDEYGQAMLYYLNVCNVQTRSVRIDGKRVTACSTMKISKRGRLKSTCIKPCAEDSLSKSEINVDVLKEAKMFYFSSHSLLDKKMMSTTIQAIKISKQLGNVIFYDLNLPLPLWQSSEETKSFIQEVWNLADIIEITKQELEFLCGIEPTEEFDTKNNDISKFVHYPLETVEQLWHENLKVLFVTNGTSKIHYYTKEHNGAVSGMEDPPITPFTGDMSASGDGIVAGLIRMLTVQPDLMNNKGYLERTARYAIECGVVDQWLQAQTRGYPPKDDMEEVDDDDEEDEVESDPDGIRSITEREYRTSKPYDEPDGPYVMKPVEEREYKKLELVGSMFEDGSL
- the LOC104787977 gene encoding fructokinase-like 2, chloroplastic isoform X1, whose amino-acid sequence is MLMASLSFNQFLSFPRYNADVPCIIHSLGFVKIRGERWNGKQSFSMTAGRKKLSESAPLEEEGDNDGNGAVVGKKKPSKGPKRSGARTTKKKVVVAMDEPLEESSELLVENDEDVLDKESTVSASKPKTRTRKKASSSDVEEVKPEKKVRRKRTVKKDKEPEEDLVTSAHDEGSDAEEALAVESTDTESEEEEIDLSKHESEDISHTYGWPPLVCCFGSAQHAFVPWGRPANRLLDYELHERMSDAKWAPEKYIRAPGGCAGGVAIALASLGGKVAFMGKLGDDEYGQAMLYYLNVCNVQTRSVRIDGKRVTACSTMKISKRGRLKSTCIKPCAEDSLSKSEINVDVLKEAKMFYFSSHSLLDKKMMSTTIQAIKISKQLGNVIFYDLNLPLPLWQSSEETKSFIQEVWNLADIIEITKQELEFLCGIEPTEEFDTKNNDISKFVHYPLETVEQLWHENLKVLFVTNGTSKIHYYTKEHNGAVSGMEDPPITPFTGDMSASGDGIVAGLIRMLTVQPDLMNNKGYLERTARYAIECGVVDQWLQAQTRGYPPKDDMEEVDDDDEEDEVESDPDGIRSITEREYRTSKPYDEPDGPYVMKPVEEREYKKLELVGSMFEDGSL
- the LOC104787976 gene encoding uncharacterized protein LOC104787976 yields the protein MNPLQLKYYKSRCLCGRRIVRRRSMARYQSLIVAALFRLRASRRLTSPATCFPVRAFSSSLLFPKTTSLTLPRYFPSSSSVSTFSSSSSSSPSPATGRPPKTAGGNDGEEDTFEYKTTDDVEVIEDWEEEEEEGVESQLGDGGDGGGVVLRGVPWGERVLSIAAEVLKQSDKDLELFAFKTSPRGYIYVRLDKLSNEYGCPTMDELEEFSREFKRRLDDAGASKLVPEDLALEVSSPGAERLLRVPEDLPRFKEMPMTVSYVEETNSRTAVKNAVFLLESIDAESDKCVWKLADVRENRDPESKGRPLSRKQKDLRITLPFTYHRKISLYLD